The Roseibium sp. Sym1 nucleotide sequence ACCTTCGAGGACCGCACCTACCAGATGGGAGTTCTGAACCTGTCGCCGGACAGCACCTACCGGGAAACCGTCTGCCACACATTCGAGGCTGCGCTCTATCGTGGCCGGCGGATGACGCTGGAAGGTGCGGCCATGGTCGATATCGGTGCGGAATCGACCGGCGACACTGCGGACCTCGTCTCCATCGACAAACAGATCGACCGCATGCGGCCGGTCGTGCGGGCACTGGCGGAGGATAACATTCTCTGTTCGGTGGAGACCTATCATCCTGAAGTCGGCGTGGCGCTCCTGGAGGCGGGAGCCGGTGTGGTCAACCTGACCGGACGTGTCGACGATCCGGGCTTCTACGAGGCGGTGGCCTTTCACAAGGCCGGCGTCGTGCTCTGTTATACGCCGGGTGAAAATGCCCGGTCCGATGATTACCTGCCGCCGGCCGAAGATATTTTCGATCACCAGCTGATGTTCTTCAGGGAGCGGCTGCGCCTTGCAACGGAGGCGGGCGTCGAGCGGCTCTGGGTCGATCCGGGTTTCGGTTTCGCGTTGCACCTGCCGGACGGGCCGGACCGGATCCGCTACCAGACGGACAGCATCCTGCAATCCTTCCGGTTGCGCGAACTCGGCTGGCCGGTGACCGTGCAACTGACCGGTGCCGTCTATCTTTTTCGCGACGAGGTCCGGGTCGCACAGACCAGCGCTGCAACGATCGCGGTGATGTCGAAGGCCAACCTGGTGCGCAGCCACGAAGTGCCGCGGGTGCAGCCGGTCTTGAACCTGCAGGAGTTTGCCTGAACACTGACCTTGAACGGAGCATGGGAGGACGTGGCATGGCGGCGGTAAAGGTTGCGCTCGTGACGGGTGCGGGAAAGCGGCTCGGCAAGGCGATTGCCAGGGGACTTGCCGACAAGGGCTACGCCATGGGGCTGCATTTCAATTCTTCCGTGGGAGGCGCGCAGGAGCTTCACGACGAGATCGTGGAACGGGGCGGCAAGGCCAAGCTTTTGCAGAAGGACCTGAGCAAGCCGGAGGCGGCCGGTGAACTGATCGGCGAAGCCGCGGCGGCGCTGGGCGGCCCGGTCTCGGTCCTGGTCAATTCCGCCTCCGCCTTCAATACGGACAGTCTTTCTGATCTCACCCTCGACACCTGGCAATTCCTGATGAATGTAAACGCCGCAGCGCCGGTGTTCCTGATGCAGGCCTTTGCCAATCAGGATCCGCTGCCGGAGGGTGGGGCGATCATCAACATGCTGGACACCCAGATGCTGTCGGCGGCACCGGAACGGTTCAGCTATTTCTGCGGCAAGTTTGCGTTGGACGGGGCCACCCGGCTGGCCGCCTTCGATCTCGGGCCGAAAGGGATCCGGGTCAACGCGATTGCGCCGGGCCTGATCCTGCCGAGCGACCAGACCCAGGAGAATTTTGACTGCCGCCAGAAGCTGACGCCGATGGGACCCGGGCTTGGGCCGGACGATATCGTTGCCGCGGTCACCTATCTGGTCGAAGCGAAGCAGGTCACCGGTCACACACTGGTCGTTGATGCGGGCCAAAGGCTGATGGGTTTCGGCAATTCGCCGATAGGATAGGCGGGCCGCGCCAGTGATTGCGGGTTGATGAATGGTTAATATCCACCGCTCCTGTGGGTGGAGAACTTTTCATCAAAAAAATGCAAAAGGGCTGTTGACGGGTTTGTTTGGTGTGCGTATAACGCGGCTCATCGACGGCGGCAACGTCGCTGGCGACAGGGTTTTGTGACCTTAATTCCAGAAAATTGGTCGACGTGGCCGGGCTTTGAGGGTTCGGCATTTGGCTGGTTTTGCTTCTGGGTTGGTTGCGGTCTTGAGAGGGTTTTGGACCTCTGTTCTTTGACAATTTGATATATGAAGGAAGGGAAGCGTAGGCGGCGTTGGCCTTGCGATCCTCGGCGTAAGTTGAGGGTTTTAAGGAGTTACGCAGGTACGCTGATCTTTCAGGTCAACCCTGACCACTTTGTGGTCGGGATAAGTTGACCGGTTATAAACTGAAGCATCTTTGATGCTTCGGGCAAGGAAGCCGATTGGGCCGGATGCTTAGGTGTTTGGTTTAATTGAGCTCTTGTTAATTCAGTGGCTTTTCGCAGGGATGCGGAGAGTTGCTTTGAGTGCTTTATAGCGATTGATTTAGCAGCCTGTGATTGGACTTTTTAGTTAAACTTGAGAGTTTGATCCTGGCTCAGAACGAACGCTGGCGGCAGGCTTAACACATGCAAGTCGAACGAACTCTTCGGAGTTAGTGGCAGACGGGTGAGTAACGCGTGGGAACCTACCTTTAGGTACGGAACAACAGTTGGAAACGACTGCTAATACCGTATGTGCCCTATGGGGGAAAGATTTATCGCCTAAGGATGGGCCCGCGTTGGATTAGCTAGTTGGTGGGGTAATGGCCTACCAAGGCGACGATCCATAGCTGGTCTGAGAGGATGATCAGCCACACTGGGACTGAGACACGGCCCAGACTCCTACGGGAGGCAGCAGTGGGGAATATTGGACAATGGGGGCAACCCTGATCCAGCCATGCCGCGTGAGTGATGAAGGCCCTAGGGTTGTAAAGCTCTTTCAGCGAGGAGGATAATGACGTTACTCGCAGAAGAAGCCCCGGCTAACTTCGTGCCAGCAGCCGCGGTAATACGAAGGGGGCTAGCGTTGTTCGGAATCACTGGGCGTAAAGCGCACGTAGGCGGACTTTTAAGTCAGGGGTGAAATCCCGGGGCTCAACCCCGGAACTGCCTTTGATACTGGAAGTCTTGAGTCCGAGAGAGGTGAGTGGAACTCCGAGTGTAGAGGTGAAATTCGTAGATATTCGGAAGAACACCAGTGGCGAAGGCGGCTCACTGGCTCGGTACTGACGCTGAGGTGCGAAAGCGTG carries:
- a CDS encoding dihydropteroate synthase, producing MISADRLLPLWLKYRDALETPIRTFSFEKFNRTFEDRTYQMGVLNLSPDSTYRETVCHTFEAALYRGRRMTLEGAAMVDIGAESTGDTADLVSIDKQIDRMRPVVRALAEDNILCSVETYHPEVGVALLEAGAGVVNLTGRVDDPGFYEAVAFHKAGVVLCYTPGENARSDDYLPPAEDIFDHQLMFFRERLRLATEAGVERLWVDPGFGFALHLPDGPDRIRYQTDSILQSFRLRELGWPVTVQLTGAVYLFRDEVRVAQTSAATIAVMSKANLVRSHEVPRVQPVLNLQEFA
- a CDS encoding SDR family oxidoreductase — translated: MAAVKVALVTGAGKRLGKAIARGLADKGYAMGLHFNSSVGGAQELHDEIVERGGKAKLLQKDLSKPEAAGELIGEAAAALGGPVSVLVNSASAFNTDSLSDLTLDTWQFLMNVNAAAPVFLMQAFANQDPLPEGGAIINMLDTQMLSAAPERFSYFCGKFALDGATRLAAFDLGPKGIRVNAIAPGLILPSDQTQENFDCRQKLTPMGPGLGPDDIVAAVTYLVEAKQVTGHTLVVDAGQRLMGFGNSPIG